The Geminocystis sp. NIES-3708 genomic sequence TTATTGCTAGAAAGTACACCCCCTACCACCACTTGACAATGCAAATCTTTATTTTCTAAATCTATCTCTTTAACTACCATCTCCACTCTACCATCATCGATTAAGATTCTGGCATTCACAGGTACTTCTTCTGCTAAATTTTCATAGCTAATACAACTTATTTCTTGATTACACTTTACTTCCCTACTGGTTAAAATATAGTGATCACCTTCTTTAAGTTCTACAGAAACACATTCAAATTTTCCTAACCGAATTTTAGGTCCTTGTAAATCTTGTAAAATACCAATGGGTATATTAAGTTCATTTTCTGCTTGACGAATCAGACGAATACTACGTTGATGCACTTCATGAGTGCCATGAGAAAAGTTGAGACGAAAAGTATTAGCGCCAGCAAGTATCATTTGACGTAAAGTTTCGGGGTTTGCACAACCTGGGCCAACAGTGGCTACAATTTTAGTACGGTGGGAAAATTTGTCAGACATCACCAATTTATTACTGATAAAACGTGATTGATCATTATATCTTACTTTGGATTCGTTCCATTATCGTTAATTACCTCTGTGTCATTATCATTGTTTCACTGAGTGAGAAAATTTATTTATCAAAGTAGGCAACTTAAACCAGTAGAATTAAATTCCTAATTGTTAATTTTTTGTTATAATTTCACTTTGATGTTGTTTCATTAGGATTATTCTCATCTTGGCACAGGTTATTATTGACAATCTCTACAAAACCTATTTTTCGTCTGCCAGTAAGTTTTCTCCTTCTATTTCTTTAGGAGTTGGAGTGATTGCTAATTCTCCTGATGTAGAACAAAATTTTTCTTCTTCTTCTACCCATGTTTTAAAAGGTATTAATCTTGAAATTCAAGAAGGAGAATTTATGGTTTTAGTTGGTCCTTCTGGATGTGGTAAAAGTACTTTATTGCGTTTAATAGCTGGTTTAGAAGAGATTACTGGAGGAAAAATTTTAATTGGCGATCGTATAGTTAATGATTTACCACCAAAAGCAAGAGATATAGCGATGGTATTTCAAAATTATGCTCTTTATCCTCATCTAAGTGTTTATGATAATATCGCCTTTGGCTTACGAAGAATGAATCAACAAGTATCATCAACACCATTAGATAAAATTTTGACCGTCATTACCAGTAAATTTCCTTCCAAATGGCGTTATCTTTCCGACAGTGAAAAAGAGATTAACAAAAAAGTCGTCATTGTTGCACAAATGTTGCAAATAGAACACTTATTGGAACGTTTGCCCAAACAACTATCAGGGGGACAAAAACAACGAGTTGCTTTAGGAAGAGCTATTGCTCGTAATCCTCATGTATTTTTAATGGACGAACCCTTATCAAATTTAGACGCTAAATTAAGAACAGAAACACGAGGACAAATAGTTAAGCTACAAAAACAATTAAAGATAACAACTATTTATGTAACTCATGATCAGACAGAAGCCATGACGATGGGTGATCGTATTGCTATAATGAACCAAGGAGAAATACAGCAACTAGCCACACCTTTAGAGATATATCGTCAACCTGTGAATAAATTTGTAGCACAATTTATTGGTAGTCCTCCCATGAATTTTTTGGAGGTGAATTATCAAAAACCAGATTTAATTGTTCATTCTCATTTTCAACTACTTTTATCAGCAGAATGGCAAGAGGTTTTTAAAGAATATAATTACGAAAAAATTTGGCTAGGAATACGCCCAGAATATTTTAGTTTATCCGAACCTTCACCATCAACAATTCCCGTGATAGTTAACCTAGTAGAAGCCTTAGGAAACGAATTTATTTTAACTGTTAATTTAGAGGGAAATAATCGAGAAAATTTGCAAGTAAAACTATTTTCTGATGACTTAATAAAAATTGGAGATAAATTGAATTTAAGCATCAAATTAGACAAAGTTAATTTTTTTGATTGCTATCAAGAGAGAAATATTAGCTTAATAATTAGATAAAATTTTAAATTATTCTAAAACTATGATAAAGACCTCTTTTTTTCGAGAACCAATAGACAAAATTTGTTTTATTGTTATTGCTCTTCTCAGTTTTTTGATGGTTATTTTAGTTGGTGGAAGTAAAATTTGTAATGAAAATGGGTGTTTATTGAAAACTCAACCTCATGTAGAACAATTTAGCTGGGAAAATCAAAAGATCAATGAAAAAGATCAAGGTTTTTCTTTAATTTTTGATCGCCCAATGTCTCCAGAAAGTGTTGAAGAAAATTTAGAAATAGAGCCACCTTTAGATGGTAAAATTAGTTGGTCAGGGAAACGTTTAGTTTATACTTTAAATCAAGTTATTCCTTATGGTAAAAATTACCGTTTATCATTAAAAAATGCCCAAGAAAAATTTAGAGGAAAAGAAAAATTAGGATCAAAAATAGAGCCATTTATCGCTGAATTTCAAAGTAGGGATAGGGCTTTCGCATACATTGGCAGTCAAAAAGAAGAAAGTGGTAAACTTATACTTAATAATTCAACTAAGCAAAATAAAACTATTCTGACTCCTGAGCATTTAACAGTAGTCGATTTTAAATTTACTCCTAATACAGAAAAAATTATCTTTTCTGCGGTGAATGAAAATAAAACTCACGGCGATTTCAAAAAAATAGATTTGTATGAAGTTACTACAGGATTATCTAATGATTTAACAACAAAAATACCGGGTCAATTAAACTTAATTTTAGAAGGGGAAGAATATCAAAATAATAAATTTGATTTAGCTGGAAAAAATGGTGAAATAATTATTGTTCAAAGAATTAAAAATGATGATCCCACTGATTTTGATTTATGGAAAATTGAACCGGGGAAAATTCCTCAAAGACTAAATACTAAAGGAGGAGATTTTCTTGTTACTCCAGATAAAAAAGCCGTTGCGATTGCTCAAGGAGAAGGAATAGCGATTATACCTGTGGGAACTGAAGAAAATCAATCTAACATCAATTTTTTGCCCAAATATGGTCAAGTATTAACATTTTCTGCTGATGGTAATAGTGCGGCAATGATTAATTTTAATAAAGATAATGCTCAATTGCGTTACACTCGTTCTTTATTTTATGTAAATAATCAGGGAGTAGAAAAAGAGTTACTGAATATAGAAGGATCAATTATTGATTGTAAATTTAATAGTAATGGAAAACAACTATTTTGTTTACTCACAGAATTAACGGAAACGGAAACAGAATTTCAAGAAAAACCGTACTTTGTGGCTATAGATATTCAATCGGGAGATGTAATTCCTTTAGTCGCTTTACCCAAATTTCAGGACATGAAAATTAGCATTGCCCCTGATGGATTTGGCATATTATTTGATCAGTTAATCACAGAAAATGATGTACCTCAAAACTCCTTAAAAACCGCTTTACCCGATGATGATTTACTAACTGACTCTGCTGAATTAATATTGAGTAGCCGACTATGGTTATTAACATTACCCTCTCAAGAATCAACACAGCCAAACTTACAAGAATTACCCATTGCTGGATTTAAACCTCAATGGAGTCCATGATAACCTGAGTTCTATACAAATTAGTTGACTAAGATAAGAGTAGGAGACTAGAAGACTAGGAGACTTGGAAGAGAATTGACTTGACTTAACTATTCTTAAAATTGATTTTCAATAAAATAATTAGTTTCTTAATTATTTATTCTTCATGAAGTTTCATTGCAAAAAGTTAAGAAAAAATTGCCAAACACATCATCATCAGTAATGATTAGAATTGTTTAAAAAGCATTTTTATAGTAACCAGATTATTTAAGATCACGAAATGAATATTATTGTAGTAGGTCTTTCCCATAAAACCGCCGCCGTAGAGGTAAGAGAAAAATTAAGTATTCCTGAGCCTAAAATAGAAGATTCTATCCATCATCTTCTTACTTATCCTCATGTGGAAGAAGTAGGAATTATTAGCACCTGTAACCGATTAGAAATTTATGCAGTAGTCAAAGAAACAGAACAAGGTGTTAAGGAAATTAATCAATTTTTAGCAGAAATCGGTCATATTCCTTTACAACAATTAAGAAGACATTTATTTATACTTTTACATCAAGATGCAATTCGTCATCTAATGCGAGTTTCTGCAGGATTAGAAAGCCTCGTTTTAGGAGAAGGACAAATTTTAGCTCAAGTAAGAAATACCCATAAATTAGCAACAAAATATCAGGGTATGAGTCGATTATTGGATAGACTATTTAAACAAGCTATTAGTGCGGGAAAAAGAGTACGCACGGAAACAAATATCGGTACTGGTGCAGTATCCATAAGTTCGGCGGCGGTAGAGTTAGTAGATACAAAAATAGATGATTTATCTTGCCAAAAAGTTTGTATTATTGGTGCAGGAAAAATGTCTCGTTTATTAGTACAACATTTAGCTTCTAAAGGAGTCTCTAATATTGCAATCGTAAATCGTTCCGTCAGTCGATCTCAAGAATTAGCGAAACAATTTCCCCAAGTAACCTTACAACTTCACTCTCTCGAAGAGATGATGACAATAGTAAGTCAATCTGATATAGTATTTACCAGTACGGGGGCTACTCAACCGATTCTCCACAAGAATAACCTATCTTCATTACAAGTATCTCAATCCATTATGTTGGTAGATATTTCTGTTCCTCGCAATGTATCTAGTGATGTTACTGAGTTAGATTTTATTGTATCTTATAACGTAGATGACTTAAAAGCAGTAGTCGCACAAAATCAAGCTAGTCGTCGGGAAATGGCAAGAGAAGCTGAGGTATTGTTAGAAGAAGAAATTGAGGCTTTTGAATTATGGTGGCAGTCTTTAGAAACAGTGCCAACGATTAGCTGTTTGCGCAGTAAAATTGAAGAAATCAGAGAACAAGAGTTAGAA encodes the following:
- a CDS encoding ABC transporter ATP-binding protein; this translates as MAQVIIDNLYKTYFSSASKFSPSISLGVGVIANSPDVEQNFSSSSTHVLKGINLEIQEGEFMVLVGPSGCGKSTLLRLIAGLEEITGGKILIGDRIVNDLPPKARDIAMVFQNYALYPHLSVYDNIAFGLRRMNQQVSSTPLDKILTVITSKFPSKWRYLSDSEKEINKKVVIVAQMLQIEHLLERLPKQLSGGQKQRVALGRAIARNPHVFLMDEPLSNLDAKLRTETRGQIVKLQKQLKITTIYVTHDQTEAMTMGDRIAIMNQGEIQQLATPLEIYRQPVNKFVAQFIGSPPMNFLEVNYQKPDLIVHSHFQLLLSAEWQEVFKEYNYEKIWLGIRPEYFSLSEPSPSTIPVIVNLVEALGNEFILTVNLEGNNRENLQVKLFSDDLIKIGDKLNLSIKLDKVNFFDCYQERNISLIIR
- a CDS encoding glutamyl-tRNA reductase, producing MNIIVVGLSHKTAAVEVREKLSIPEPKIEDSIHHLLTYPHVEEVGIISTCNRLEIYAVVKETEQGVKEINQFLAEIGHIPLQQLRRHLFILLHQDAIRHLMRVSAGLESLVLGEGQILAQVRNTHKLATKYQGMSRLLDRLFKQAISAGKRVRTETNIGTGAVSISSAAVELVDTKIDDLSCQKVCIIGAGKMSRLLVQHLASKGVSNIAIVNRSVSRSQELAKQFPQVTLQLHSLEEMMTIVSQSDIVFTSTGATQPILHKNNLSSLQVSQSIMLVDISVPRNVSSDVTELDFIVSYNVDDLKAVVAQNQASRREMAREAEVLLEEEIEAFELWWQSLETVPTISCLRSKIEEIREQELEKALSRLGSEFAEKHQEVIEALTRGIVNKILHDPMVQLRAQQDIEARRKALQTLQTLFNLEITEQFG